One Maribacter dokdonensis DSW-8 DNA window includes the following coding sequences:
- the gltB gene encoding glutamate synthase large subunit yields MTLKKQGLYLPEFEHDNCGAGFICSLKGKKSNDIIHKALEILERLEHRGAVSADGKTGDGAGILVDIPHDFFQAVCSFDLPEAGEYAVGNIFFPRKENQRNFCISVFEENIKKQGLKLLGWRDVPVNRSIPGRIAAETEPFVKQIFVAKESNEQDYFDFNLKLFIARKITEHTIINSKLSENKFFYVPSLSTKIIIFKGLLMPLDISLYYSDLMDSRVVTRLALVHQRFSTNTFPTWDLAQPFRYMCHNGEINTLRGNVTRMFSREELLQSDMFGNEIKNILPIILPGKSDSATMDMVVELLLMTGRSLPEVMMILVPEAWEKNPEMSEAKRAFYEYHSCMMEPWDGPASIPFTDGNYIGAVLDRNGLRPSRYTVTKDDYVVMSSETGVVDITPENVDFHGRLQPGKMFLVNMEEGRIVNDEEIKENIAQKYPYKKWLDDNLVHLKDIPYNDCPLFIGEETLEKRKSVFGYTIEDINTIILPMAKSGKEPIGSMGSDTPIAVLSQRPQLIYNYFKQLFAQVTNPPLDGIREELITDISLTLGSDHNIFEFSEYHCRKLKIQNPVISKEDLDKIKNYDVSPDYKVVSIPILYSIQKGHNGLEDALQSVLDQASAAVDDGANIIILSDRNVNDEMAPIPALLACSFVNSGLQKLGKRSKLSVIIESAEPREVHHFALLFGFGASAINPYLVNEIIAEQIEEHDITEFSFDEAIKNYNKAIGKGILKVMNKIGISTLNSYRGSQLFECIGINTKVVEKYFPNTPTRIQGIGLYQIEKEIALRHHKSFSKKQIDANLDLEIGGEYRWRRDGEKHMFNPLSIAKLQKSVRNNEPDTYKEYSKMVNEQSKNLMTIRGLFEFSNYDPIPIEEVEPWTEIVKRFKTGAMSYGSISKEAHENLAIAMNRIGGKSNSGEGGEDQNRFYKNATGDWRNSAIKQVASGRFGVTSNYLTNAKEIQIKMAQGAKPGEGGQLPGPKVNPEIAKTRNSTPYVGLISPPPHHDIYSIEDLSQLIYDLKSANRKARINVKLVSEVGVGTVAAGVSKAKADVVLVSGFDGGTGASPLTSLKHAGLPWELGIAEAQQTLVLNDLRNRIVLECDGQLKTGRDVAVACLLGAEEFGFATAPLVASGCIMMRVCHLNTCPVGIATQNPELRKKFKGKPEHVVNYMYFVAQELREIMAQLGFKTINEMVGQVQKLDRKKAIDHYKAAGIDLTPILHQVDVPKGTKFYNTEKQKHDIDKSIEFDIIAKANPSLFRKEKLTLDYPICNTDRAVGAIISNEISKTYGAEGLPINTLRLNFTGSAGQSFGAFATRGLTMVVNGNTNDYLGKGLSGAKLVIKVPEKSTIIPEDNVITGNVTLYGATAGRAYINGKAGERFCVRNSGAKAVVEGIGDHGCEYMTGGVAVILGEVGRNFGAGMSGGIAYVLDNHKTFKQRCSLEGLNLLEVTEAPDIKQLKDLIESHYNSTSSPLAQRILENWESYLPKFVKVLPEEYRQALIRLEKENLQTI; encoded by the coding sequence ATGACACTGAAGAAGCAAGGATTATATTTACCGGAATTTGAACATGATAACTGTGGGGCTGGTTTTATATGCAGCCTTAAAGGAAAAAAATCCAACGACATTATACATAAAGCGTTGGAAATACTTGAACGTTTAGAGCACAGAGGTGCTGTTAGTGCCGACGGTAAAACAGGAGATGGAGCAGGAATATTAGTTGATATTCCTCATGATTTTTTTCAGGCTGTATGTAGTTTTGATCTGCCAGAAGCGGGTGAATATGCAGTTGGTAATATTTTCTTCCCTAGAAAAGAAAACCAACGTAATTTCTGTATTTCAGTTTTTGAAGAAAACATAAAAAAACAAGGCTTAAAATTATTAGGATGGAGAGATGTTCCCGTTAATAGATCAATACCTGGTAGAATAGCTGCTGAAACAGAACCTTTTGTAAAACAGATTTTTGTTGCAAAAGAAAGTAACGAGCAAGATTATTTTGATTTCAACTTAAAGCTCTTCATTGCCAGAAAGATTACTGAGCATACGATAATCAATTCAAAATTATCTGAGAATAAATTCTTTTATGTTCCCAGTCTATCCACTAAGATAATTATATTCAAAGGACTTTTAATGCCTTTAGATATAAGCCTATACTACTCAGATCTAATGGATTCAAGAGTAGTAACTAGATTAGCCTTGGTACACCAGCGTTTTTCCACAAACACTTTCCCTACTTGGGATTTGGCACAACCGTTTAGATATATGTGTCACAACGGTGAAATAAACACCCTAAGAGGCAACGTTACCCGTATGTTTTCAAGAGAAGAACTATTACAAAGTGATATGTTCGGAAATGAAATCAAAAACATACTTCCAATAATTCTACCAGGAAAATCTGACTCCGCTACTATGGATATGGTGGTTGAACTATTATTGATGACCGGTAGATCTTTACCAGAAGTCATGATGATTCTAGTACCTGAGGCTTGGGAGAAAAACCCTGAGATGTCAGAGGCTAAAAGGGCATTTTACGAATACCATTCTTGTATGATGGAACCTTGGGACGGTCCTGCATCAATACCATTTACAGACGGTAACTACATTGGTGCCGTTTTGGATAGAAATGGTCTAAGACCTTCTAGATATACGGTAACTAAAGATGATTACGTAGTAATGTCTTCTGAAACCGGTGTTGTAGATATCACTCCTGAAAATGTAGATTTTCATGGAAGGTTACAACCGGGTAAAATGTTCTTGGTAAACATGGAAGAGGGAAGAATTGTGAATGATGAAGAAATTAAAGAAAACATCGCACAAAAATACCCTTATAAAAAATGGCTGGATGATAATTTGGTACATTTAAAGGATATACCATATAATGATTGTCCTTTATTTATTGGAGAAGAAACGCTTGAAAAAAGAAAATCTGTATTTGGCTATACCATAGAAGATATCAACACCATTATCTTACCAATGGCAAAGTCTGGTAAAGAACCTATAGGTTCAATGGGATCAGATACTCCAATAGCCGTTTTATCTCAACGTCCTCAATTAATTTACAATTATTTCAAGCAGCTTTTCGCTCAAGTTACCAACCCTCCGTTAGATGGTATACGTGAAGAGTTGATTACGGATATTAGTTTAACATTAGGTAGCGATCACAACATATTTGAATTTTCAGAATATCACTGTAGAAAACTAAAAATTCAGAATCCAGTTATATCTAAAGAAGATTTAGATAAAATTAAAAATTACGACGTCAGTCCAGATTATAAAGTGGTTTCAATACCTATTTTATATTCTATACAAAAAGGGCACAACGGACTAGAAGATGCTTTACAATCAGTATTAGACCAAGCTTCTGCGGCAGTAGATGATGGTGCTAATATTATTATCCTATCAGATAGAAATGTCAATGATGAAATGGCGCCCATACCCGCCCTATTGGCTTGTTCTTTTGTAAATAGTGGATTACAAAAATTAGGTAAACGCTCTAAGCTTAGTGTTATCATTGAATCTGCAGAGCCTCGTGAAGTACATCATTTTGCATTATTATTCGGTTTTGGCGCAAGTGCCATAAATCCCTACTTGGTTAATGAAATTATTGCCGAGCAGATAGAAGAGCATGACATCACGGAATTCTCATTTGATGAAGCAATAAAAAATTACAATAAAGCTATTGGCAAGGGAATTTTAAAGGTGATGAACAAGATTGGTATATCTACCCTTAACTCTTACCGTGGTTCTCAACTATTTGAATGTATAGGAATAAACACCAAGGTAGTTGAAAAGTATTTCCCAAATACACCTACACGTATTCAAGGTATAGGGCTTTATCAAATTGAAAAAGAAATTGCCCTTCGTCATCACAAGAGCTTTAGCAAAAAGCAAATTGATGCCAATTTAGATTTGGAAATTGGTGGTGAATATAGATGGAGAAGAGATGGAGAAAAGCATATGTTCAATCCACTATCCATTGCCAAGCTTCAAAAATCAGTACGTAATAATGAACCTGATACGTATAAGGAGTACTCTAAAATGGTTAATGAGCAATCAAAAAACTTAATGACCATTAGAGGTCTTTTTGAATTCTCCAACTATGATCCTATTCCAATAGAAGAAGTTGAGCCTTGGACAGAAATTGTCAAAAGGTTCAAAACCGGGGCAATGTCTTACGGATCTATCAGCAAAGAGGCACACGAAAACCTTGCGATTGCAATGAACCGTATTGGTGGAAAAAGTAATTCTGGAGAAGGTGGTGAAGATCAAAATAGATTTTACAAAAATGCAACAGGTGATTGGAGAAACAGTGCTATTAAGCAAGTGGCTTCCGGTAGATTTGGAGTTACCTCAAATTACTTGACCAATGCCAAAGAAATTCAAATTAAAATGGCGCAAGGGGCCAAGCCAGGTGAAGGTGGTCAATTACCTGGACCTAAAGTAAATCCTGAAATTGCCAAAACAAGAAACTCAACACCTTATGTTGGTCTAATTTCACCACCGCCACATCATGACATCTACTCTATTGAAGATTTATCACAACTTATATATGATTTAAAATCAGCAAATAGAAAAGCAAGAATAAATGTAAAGCTTGTTTCAGAAGTAGGTGTAGGTACTGTTGCAGCAGGTGTTTCAAAAGCTAAAGCAGATGTAGTTTTGGTTTCCGGTTTTGACGGAGGTACCGGAGCATCTCCTTTAACTTCATTAAAGCATGCAGGTTTACCATGGGAACTTGGTATAGCCGAAGCCCAACAAACCCTTGTATTAAACGATTTAAGAAATAGAATTGTTCTTGAATGTGACGGACAATTAAAAACTGGTAGAGATGTTGCCGTAGCTTGTCTTTTAGGTGCTGAAGAATTCGGTTTTGCCACTGCACCTTTAGTAGCCTCAGGATGTATAATGATGAGAGTTTGTCATTTAAACACTTGTCCAGTTGGTATTGCAACCCAAAACCCTGAACTTAGAAAGAAGTTTAAAGGTAAGCCAGAACATGTGGTTAACTACATGTATTTTGTTGCACAAGAATTGCGTGAAATAATGGCGCAATTAGGCTTCAAGACTATTAACGAAATGGTAGGCCAGGTACAGAAACTAGATCGTAAAAAAGCAATTGACCATTATAAAGCAGCTGGTATCGATTTAACACCGATACTTCACCAAGTTGATGTACCAAAAGGAACTAAGTTCTATAATACTGAAAAGCAAAAACACGATATAGATAAATCTATAGAGTTTGATATTATTGCAAAAGCGAATCCATCATTATTTAGAAAGGAAAAATTAACGTTAGACTATCCTATTTGCAATACGGATCGTGCGGTAGGTGCCATAATAAGTAACGAAATATCTAAAACTTATGGCGCAGAAGGGCTTCCTATTAATACATTACGCTTGAACTTTACTGGGTCGGCCGGTCAAAGCTTCGGGGCATTTGCCACAAGAGGTCTAACAATGGTCGTTAATGGTAATACTAATGATTACCTAGGTAAAGGACTTTCTGGTGCTAAACTAGTCATAAAAGTACCTGAAAAGTCTACAATTATACCAGAAGATAACGTAATTACCGGTAATGTAACACTTTATGGTGCTACCGCCGGTAGAGCATATATTAATGGTAAGGCAGGTGAGCGTTTCTGTGTTCGTAATTCAGGTGCAAAAGCAGTTGTTGAAGGTATAGGAGATCATGGTTGTGAGTATATGACAGGTGGTGTTGCTGTCATTCTTGGTGAAGTTGGAAGAAACTTTGGAGCAGGAATGAGTGGTGGTATTGCATATGTCTTAGATAACCACAAAACTTTTAAACAACGTTGTAGTCTAGAAGGTTTAAACCTGTTAGAAGTTACAGAAGCTCCAGACATTAAGCAGCTTAAAGATTTAATCGAAAGCCATTATAATTCGACCTCGAGTCCTTTAGCTCAGCGTATTCTTGAAAATTGGGAATCATACCTACCAAAATTCGTTAAGGTATTACCTGAAGAATACAGACAAGCTCTAATTAGATTAGAAAAAGAAAATTTACAAACTATTTAA
- a CDS encoding acyl-CoA dehydrogenase, whose translation MDFSLNEEQKLIQQAARDFAQTELLAEVIERDDAQRFPKEEIKKLGELGFLGMMVDPKYGGSGLDTLSYVLAMEEISKIDASTSVVMSVNNSLVCWGLEKFGTEEQKEKYLTKLSTGEQIGAFCLSEPEAGSDATSQKTTAIDMGDHYIVNGTKNWITNGNTASTYLVIAQTDKDKKHRGINALIIEKGTPGFEIGPKENKLGIRGSDTHSLIFNDVKVPKENRIGEDGFGFKFAMKTLAGGRIGIAAQALGIAAGAYELALKYSKERKAFGTEISNHQAIAFKLADMHTEIQAARLLVYQSALDKDNGKDYDLSGAMAKLYASKVAMETTVEAVQIHGGNGFVKDYHVERLMRDAKITQIYEGTSEIQKIVISRSILK comes from the coding sequence ATGGATTTTTCATTAAATGAAGAACAAAAACTTATACAGCAAGCGGCACGAGATTTCGCACAAACTGAACTTTTAGCAGAGGTAATTGAAAGAGACGATGCTCAAAGATTTCCGAAAGAGGAAATTAAAAAATTAGGTGAACTTGGGTTTCTAGGTATGATGGTAGACCCTAAATATGGTGGTAGCGGACTGGACACCTTATCATACGTATTGGCAATGGAAGAAATTTCCAAAATAGACGCTTCTACCTCAGTAGTAATGTCAGTAAACAACTCGTTGGTTTGTTGGGGACTTGAAAAATTTGGCACCGAAGAACAAAAAGAAAAATATCTTACCAAATTATCCACAGGAGAACAAATAGGCGCTTTTTGTCTTTCCGAGCCTGAGGCCGGTAGCGATGCCACCTCACAAAAAACAACCGCAATTGACATGGGAGACCATTATATTGTTAATGGCACCAAAAACTGGATTACAAATGGTAATACTGCCAGTACCTATTTAGTTATTGCACAAACCGATAAGGACAAAAAACACAGAGGTATAAATGCCTTGATCATAGAAAAAGGCACCCCTGGTTTTGAAATAGGACCCAAAGAAAACAAATTAGGCATTAGAGGTAGCGACACACATTCCTTAATATTTAATGATGTAAAGGTGCCCAAAGAAAATAGAATTGGAGAAGATGGTTTTGGCTTCAAATTCGCAATGAAAACCCTTGCAGGTGGCCGCATAGGAATTGCCGCCCAAGCGCTCGGTATTGCAGCTGGGGCATATGAACTAGCCTTAAAATACTCTAAAGAACGTAAAGCATTTGGTACCGAGATAAGCAATCACCAAGCCATAGCATTTAAACTAGCAGATATGCATACCGAAATTCAGGCAGCAAGATTATTGGTTTATCAATCCGCTTTAGATAAAGATAATGGAAAGGATTATGATTTGTCTGGTGCCATGGCAAAGCTATACGCTTCTAAAGTTGCCATGGAAACTACAGTTGAAGCTGTGCAAATTCACGGTGGTAACGGTTTTGTTAAAGATTACCATGTAGAGCGTTTAATGAGAGATGCTAAGATTACGCAGATTTACGAAGGAACTTCTGAAATACAAAAAATTGTAATTTCCAGAAGTATTCTAAAATAA
- the nhaD gene encoding sodium:proton antiporter NhaD: METIIIIVFLAGYLAITLEHNLKIDKLIPALAMMAILWALIALGIDGYENWFDSVQQGLVSGFSDLGHLDKMHIMEESLLHHLGKTAEILFFLLGAMTIVEIIDYFDGFATIKGFIKTKKKSKLLWLFSILAFILSAIIDNLTATIVLITILQKVIKDRETKLWFAGMIVITANAGGAWSPIGDVTTTMLWIANKVSAGQLVIHVLLPSLVCMLVPVLIAGRFKIFKGLIDGDLDGEISKSKYGGTMLYLGLGAILFVPIFKTVTHLPPYVGMMLSLAVVATFAEIYSNKKFNISSVEGEDDDNAGHHSPVHHSLSKIELPSILFFLGILLAVAAMESLGILFNAAGALNEAIPNTDIVVMLFGVGSAVIDNVPLVAASMGMFSEPLDSPLWHFIAYSAGTGGSMLIIGSAAGVVAMGMEKIDFFWYLKKIAWLALIGFVSGAIVFILLRDFVLHG; this comes from the coding sequence ATGGAAACCATAATTATTATTGTTTTTTTGGCAGGATATCTTGCCATCACATTAGAGCACAATCTTAAAATAGATAAACTTATTCCTGCATTGGCCATGATGGCTATTCTGTGGGCTTTGATAGCACTTGGAATTGATGGCTATGAAAACTGGTTCGATTCTGTTCAGCAAGGTTTGGTTTCTGGTTTCTCTGATTTAGGGCATTTGGATAAAATGCATATTATGGAAGAATCTCTTTTGCATCACCTTGGAAAGACTGCAGAGATTCTGTTCTTCTTGTTAGGGGCAATGACCATTGTTGAAATCATTGATTATTTTGATGGTTTTGCTACCATTAAAGGTTTTATAAAAACTAAAAAGAAAAGTAAGCTATTGTGGTTGTTCTCAATATTGGCATTTATTTTATCTGCTATTATAGATAACCTTACCGCAACTATTGTTTTGATCACAATTTTGCAAAAAGTAATAAAGGATCGCGAAACAAAATTATGGTTTGCGGGTATGATCGTGATTACTGCTAATGCCGGTGGTGCCTGGTCTCCTATTGGAGATGTTACAACGACCATGTTGTGGATCGCAAACAAGGTAAGTGCAGGTCAATTGGTAATACATGTATTATTGCCTTCATTGGTGTGTATGCTAGTTCCTGTTTTAATAGCTGGAAGATTTAAGATTTTTAAAGGTTTAATAGATGGTGATCTAGATGGTGAGATTTCAAAATCTAAATATGGAGGTACAATGTTGTACTTAGGTTTAGGTGCCATTTTGTTCGTTCCAATATTTAAGACAGTAACACACCTTCCTCCTTACGTTGGTATGATGTTGTCTTTGGCGGTTGTGGCAACTTTTGCTGAGATTTACAGTAACAAAAAATTCAACATTTCTAGTGTTGAAGGAGAAGATGACGATAATGCAGGGCACCATAGTCCTGTTCACCATTCGCTATCCAAAATAGAATTACCTAGTATATTATTCTTCTTGGGTATTTTATTGGCAGTAGCGGCAATGGAGTCTTTAGGGATTTTATTTAATGCTGCAGGTGCATTGAACGAGGCAATTCCTAATACCGATATCGTAGTTATGTTATTTGGTGTAGGTTCTGCGGTAATTGACAACGTTCCCTTAGTTGCTGCAAGTATGGGTATGTTCAGTGAGCCGTTAGATAGTCCGTTATGGCATTTTATAGCTTATTCGGCCGGTACAGGTGGAAGTATGTTGATAATTGGTTCTGCGGCAGGTGTTGTAGCTATGGGTATGGAAAAGATTGATTTTTTCTGGTATCTGAAAAAAATTGCCTGGTTGGCTTTAATCGGTTTTGTTAGTGGTGCGATCGTATTTATATTATTGAGAGATTTTGTTCTACACGGATAA
- a CDS encoding MotA/TolQ/ExbB proton channel family protein has translation MLLFQDLAQDASEELLSEEKTLSVIDLIFNGGTGSVIIITVLFIMLGVALYIYFERLLAVNAASKIDKNFMNQIRDYVTSGKLDAAKILCAQTDSPVARLTEKGVSRIGKPLDDINTAIENAGTLEVYKLEKNVSILATVAGAAPMIGFLGTVIGMILAFHEMASSGGQAEMGSLASGIYTAMTTTVAGLIVGIIAYVGYNHLVNRTDKVVHKMEANAVEFLDLLNEPL, from the coding sequence ATGTTATTATTTCAGGATTTGGCTCAAGATGCGAGCGAAGAATTATTATCTGAAGAGAAAACTCTATCGGTTATCGATTTAATATTTAACGGAGGAACGGGAAGTGTAATAATAATTACCGTATTGTTCATAATGTTAGGGGTGGCTCTGTATATCTATTTTGAACGTTTACTTGCAGTAAATGCGGCTTCAAAAATAGATAAGAATTTCATGAATCAAATTCGTGATTACGTTACATCAGGTAAATTAGATGCAGCTAAAATTTTATGTGCACAGACAGATTCGCCTGTTGCAAGGTTAACTGAAAAAGGTGTTTCCCGTATTGGCAAGCCATTAGATGATATCAATACCGCTATAGAAAATGCCGGTACCTTAGAGGTGTATAAATTAGAAAAGAACGTAAGTATATTGGCTACTGTTGCCGGTGCGGCTCCCATGATCGGATTTTTGGGTACCGTTATTGGTATGATTCTTGCTTTTCATGAGATGGCAAGTAGTGGTGGTCAAGCGGAGATGGGTTCATTGGCGTCTGGTATTTATACAGCGATGACAACAACCGTAGCTGGATTAATTGTCGGTATTATAGCCTATGTTGGTTACAACCATTTGGTGAATAGAACCGATAAAGTGGTGCATAAAATGGAGGCTAATGCCGTTGAATTTTTAGACTTATTAAACGAACCTCTTTAA
- a CDS encoding ExbD/TolR family protein codes for MKLKGRNKVSPDFSMSSMTDIVFLLLVFFMLTANSPNALDLLLPKAKGKSTNTQNVSVSIDKNLQYFVNDERINGEYIEIELKKALAGQDSPTIILRAEESVAIKEAVNVMDIANRNNYKVILAVRPN; via the coding sequence ATGAAATTAAAAGGAAGAAATAAGGTCAGTCCAGACTTTAGCATGTCTTCAATGACAGATATTGTATTCTTGTTATTGGTGTTTTTTATGCTAACGGCGAATTCTCCTAATGCCTTAGACTTATTATTGCCTAAAGCAAAAGGAAAGTCTACCAATACGCAAAATGTTTCTGTAAGCATAGACAAGAATCTTCAATATTTTGTTAATGACGAAAGAATTAATGGAGAATATATTGAAATAGAATTGAAAAAGGCGCTTGCAGGGCAGGATAGCCCTACAATTATACTTAGAGCCGAAGAAAGCGTAGCAATTAAAGAGGCGGTAAACGTAATGGATATTGCCAATAGAAATAATTACAAGGTAATTTTGGCGGTTCGCCCAAATTAA
- a CDS encoding bifunctional folylpolyglutamate synthase/dihydrofolate synthase, with protein MTYKETLDWMFAQLPMYQNKGKVAFNSKLDGITLFASHLENPHTNFKSIHVAGTNGKGSSSHLLASVLQEAGYKVGLYTSPHLKDFRERIRINGKKINKDWVVDFIENNSSFFEQHKLSFFEMTVGMAFSYFDKESVDIAIIEVGLGGRLDSTNIIHPEVSLITNIGLDHTDILGDTIPEIAREKAGIIKPNTPVVISEFNEETAPIFKKVANKMNSKILFADSGNYNRDYEIGLLGSYQKRNIKGVLGTLNLLKGFEIREEDKVHGFKNVVKNTGLMGRWQKIGDQPTVICDTAHNKDGLSYILEQLKNQEFDTLHIVIGVVKDKNITDILPLFPKNAVYYFCKPKIFRGLDENILASQFYDLNFKGEIYKSVNKAFKTAKKQAKKSDLIYVGGSNFVVAEVL; from the coding sequence GTGACCTATAAAGAGACTTTGGATTGGATGTTTGCTCAACTTCCAATGTATCAGAATAAGGGTAAAGTAGCCTTTAATTCAAAACTAGATGGTATAACCTTGTTTGCGTCCCATTTAGAAAATCCTCATACTAATTTTAAAAGTATTCATGTAGCAGGTACCAACGGTAAAGGTTCCAGTAGTCACTTATTGGCTTCGGTTTTGCAGGAGGCAGGCTATAAGGTAGGGTTGTATACTTCACCTCATTTAAAAGATTTTAGAGAGCGTATTCGAATCAACGGTAAAAAAATCAATAAAGATTGGGTAGTTGATTTCATTGAGAACAATTCTTCTTTTTTTGAACAGCATAAACTTTCATTCTTTGAAATGACCGTTGGTATGGCATTCTCATATTTTGATAAGGAAAGTGTGGATATTGCCATTATTGAAGTTGGCTTAGGAGGGCGTTTGGATTCTACTAATATAATTCATCCAGAAGTGAGTTTAATTACAAATATAGGTCTGGATCATACCGATATTCTTGGAGATACTATACCTGAAATAGCTAGGGAAAAAGCAGGAATTATAAAACCCAATACTCCTGTTGTAATTAGTGAGTTTAATGAGGAAACCGCTCCTATTTTCAAGAAAGTAGCGAATAAAATGAATTCTAAGATTTTATTTGCAGATAGTGGTAATTACAATAGAGATTACGAAATAGGTCTTCTAGGGTCTTATCAGAAACGAAATATTAAAGGTGTTTTGGGAACATTGAACCTGTTAAAAGGTTTTGAGATTCGTGAAGAGGATAAAGTTCATGGTTTCAAGAATGTGGTCAAAAATACGGGCCTAATGGGACGCTGGCAGAAAATTGGTGATCAACCTACTGTTATTTGTGATACTGCTCATAATAAAGATGGACTATCTTATATATTGGAACAATTAAAAAACCAAGAGTTTGATACCCTACATATTGTTATTGGTGTAGTAAAGGATAAGAATATTACTGATATTTTACCTCTATTTCCTAAAAATGCGGTTTATTATTTCTGCAAACCAAAAATTTTTAGGGGCTTGGATGAAAATATTTTAGCAAGCCAATTTTATGACCTGAATTTCAAGGGTGAGATATATAAGTCTGTGAATAAGGCATTTAAAACAGCGAAAAAACAGGCTAAAAAATCTGATTTAATTTATGTGGGCGGTAGTAACTTTGTTGTAGCAGAAGTTCTTTAA